The genomic region CCTGATTCATCCCGGCGCGCACAAGGACGCGTGAAGCCGCCACGGCCCGCGTTCACGCAGGCACAAAAACAACCGGGCAAGGACGCTGGCGTCCTTGCCCGGCTCTTCGTCCGCCGATCGAAACTTTACCAGGTGCAGCTACCGCTCTTGAGCGCGGCGTCCTTCACCGCGAGCGCGTCGAGGAAGGTCGGCACGCTGGCGCTGGCGCGGTGATAGCCGGCCGGCCACGGCGTGGTCGGAATGCTCTCGTCCCAGATCTGGCAGAAGCCGGTGTCCTGCCAGCGGATCAGATGATAGCTGGCTTCGGCAGGGCTAGCTGCAACGAACGCAGTGACGGCAAGGACCGCGGCAGCGCACAGCATGGAAATACGACGCATGATCAGCTCCTCAAATGAATGATGTGATGCGCCTCCCGACAATGACGGGGAGGGGTGGTGCGGGACGCTCTTGGCATGCGCCCCGGACAAGATGTGAGTAGTTCCACCGGCCGCCGAGGTTCAACGAATGTGCGCGGGACACGCGCGATTTCGGCCGGGAAATGCTTCAGGGCAGCGCAAAGGAAAAGGGCGGATCGCTCGCGCGACCCGCCCATCAAACGCGATCTCTCGCGTAGAGCTCAGAGCGTGCACTTCCGCTCGGCGCGCATCTTGATCTGCAGGTCCGAGGCCTGCTGGAAGGTCGGGAGCGGCTTGCTGACGGCCTTGTAGGTCGAGGCCCCGAGCTGGAACGGCTTGTACTGCAGGTCCTCGTTCCAGACCTGGCAGATGCCGGTATTGTCCCAGCGGATCACGTAATAGCCGACCTTCGCGGAGGCGGGCACGGCGAACACGGAACTGGCGATGCCGGCAACGGCACAGAGCGCGAGAAGGCGACGCATGAAGTATCTCCTTGGGGACATGGGACCGAAAAAATTCGTGCGGTAAAAGCAGGCCCTTTGCAAGCGGGGGAGCCGCCATTCACGGACATGTCAGCTGGCCCCAAAGCATTTGGTTTGGCTGCGTGCCCGATAGGCCACACGCAGCTTAGCTGGCGCTTATTTGGCCAGCGAGGCGATCGCCTCGATCTCGATCAGCATCTTCGGATCGGGCAGCGCCTGCACCACGCAGGTGGTGCGCGCCGGGTACGGCGGCGGGCCGAAGGCGCCGGCATAGAGCGCATTCATGGCGGCAACGTTGGAGGCGCGGGTCAGGAGCACGTTGACCTTGACGAGATCGTGCATGCCGGCGCCGGCCTCGCTCAGCACGCGCTTGATGTTGACGACGACATTGGCGAACTGCGCCTCGAAGCCATCGGGCAGCGCGCCTGATGCGTCGAAGCCGGGAATGCCGGAGACGAACAGGAGGTCGTCAACCCGCGTCGCAAAGGACAGCGGCGGCGCCTTGATGTGCGGCGGGGGCGCGAAATGGTGGATGGGCATGGGATCACCTCGGGACGGGGCGGAGGGGTGAGCGTAGCGGCAGGCCGGGGCTGCTCCAAACAAAAAGTGCGAAAACAACCCCATGCACAGTAGGGATGCTGCGGAGATCGTTAGGATTTTTGGAAATTCGAGTTCGGAGAAGTGATGGCTTGCTCCGTCGGGCAAGACAGGGGCATTATGGCATGATGGCGATGGTGGTTTTCGCCTCTCCCCCGAGGCCATTGACCCCGTCATTGCGAGGAGCTCTTGCGACGAAGCAATCCAGGCTGGCTCCGCGGCGAAGATTCTGGATTGCTTCGCTGCGCTCGCAATGACGGAGAATCCGAGCGCACAGCCGCGCCCCATCATGTTGCCGCCGCGATCGATCGGATAGATTCGCTCTGTCTGATTCGCTTCCCCCTAAAAAGCAGCCCCCGGAGTCTCCCATGAAGCTCGCATCCATCCTCCGCGCCGCGTGCCTCGCCATTGCCGCTCTGGCCGGCCTCTCGACGAGCGCTCGCGCCGACAGCGGCTTCGTGACGCTGACGATCTACAAGGCCGGCTGGATCATCGGCGGTTCGGGCGGCTCCGGCGTGCTGAACTTCCGCGGCCGCACT from Bradyrhizobium sp. CB1015 harbors:
- a CDS encoding RidA family protein, with amino-acid sequence MPIHHFAPPPHIKAPPLSFATRVDDLLFVSGIPGFDASGALPDGFEAQFANVVVNIKRVLSEAGAGMHDLVKVNVLLTRASNVAAMNALYAGAFGPPPYPARTTCVVQALPDPKMLIEIEAIASLAK